A genome region from Fusarium musae strain F31 chromosome 5, whole genome shotgun sequence includes the following:
- a CDS encoding hypothetical protein (BUSCO:EOG09263POH): MKTSAFRIARGAATGLQKRAYSQAATPRHLMTIADLTPNEFANLVRDANTRKIAVKGGAPASYLNAGLAGKAVAMMFSKRSTRTRVSTEAAVTMLGGHPMFLGKDDIQLGVNESLYDTSVVISSMTSCMVARVGPHSDVANLAKHSSVPVINALSDDFHPLQTIADFLTLYETFPSSSAKGATLGLNGLKVAWVGDANNVLFDLAIGCVKMGVDISVAAPKGYEIPDNMRQLITSAADGVSSPGKLFETNVPEEAVKDANVLVTDTWVSMGQEADTQKRLKDFAGFQITSDLAKRGGAKSDWKFMHCLPRHPEEVADEVFYSPRSLVFPEAENRLWAAVSALEGFVVNNGKF, from the exons ATGAAGACTTCAGCTTTCCGAATCGCTCGAGGCGCCGCTACAGGCCTCCAGAAACGAGCATACTCACAGGCTGCGACCCCTAGGCATCTCATGACAATTGCTGATCTTACTCCCAATGAGTTTGCCAACCTTGTTCGTGATGCCAATACTCGAAAAATAGCTGTCAAGGGTGGAGCTCCGGCCAGCTATCTCAATGCCGGTCTTGCTGGTAAGGCCGTTGCTATGATGTTCAGCAAGCGCAGCACCCGTACTCGAGTTTCCACTGAAGCTGCTGTGACGATGCTTGGTGGCCATCCCATGTTTCTCGGGAAGGATGATATCCAGCTTGGT GTTAATGAGTCGCTGTACGACACTTCGGTTGTCATCTCTTCTATGACCTCCTGTATGGTCGCTCGAGTTGGACCTCACTCTGATGTCGCTAATCTTGCAAAGCACTCAAGTGTCCCTGTCATCAACGCTCTGTCCGATGACTTCCATCCTCTGCAGACGATTGCTGACTTCCTCACCCTCTATGAAACTTTCCCATCATCAAGCGCCAAGGGAGCTACACTGGGACTCAATGGCCTCAAGGTTGCCTGGGTCGGCGATGCCAACAATGTTCTGTTCGATCTCGCCATCGGTTGTGTCAAGATGGGTGTTGACATATCAGTTGCCGCCCCCAAGGGATATGAGATTCCCGATAACATGAGGCAACTCATCACTTCCGCTGCTGACGGCGTGTCCTCACCCGGCAAGCTTTTCGAGACTAACGTCCCCGAAGAGGCTGTTAAGGATGCCAATGTCCTAGTGACTGATACATGGGTTTCCATGGGCCAGGAAGCTGACACCCAGAAGCGACTCAAGGACTTTGCTGGTTTCCAGATCACGAGCGACCTTGCAAAGCGAGGAGGCGCAAAGTCGGACTGGAAATTCATGCACTGTCTCCCTCGACATCCTGAGGAGGTCGCCGATGAGGTCTTCTACAGCCCCCGCTCTCTAGTATTTCCCGAGGCCGAGAACCGTCTCTGGGCCGCTGTTT CTGCATTGGAAGGCTTTGTCGTCAACAACGGCAAGTTCTAA